Proteins encoded within one genomic window of Hevea brasiliensis isolate MT/VB/25A 57/8 chromosome 8, ASM3005281v1, whole genome shotgun sequence:
- the LOC110645073 gene encoding LOW QUALITY PROTEIN: protein SRC2 (The sequence of the model RefSeq protein was modified relative to this genomic sequence to represent the inferred CDS: deleted 1 base in 1 codon) encodes MVALLCCVYLDYRVYNSFSNQQSSSSPWPYQSSTMFVSGIQGHLEVTVIGCSKLKNTEWISWQDPFVIVEYGSSKSRTRTCTDGGKNPTFQQKFVFTLIEGLSELSLRVWNRHTLTCYYFIGSGKFCLQKVLSEGYDDSTWPLEAKTGTCAGEVRLILHHTNAKKPETCFTPAPQYAAPVPYASLYSAPPPASVAAYAAPAATNTTPSPYLSYPSNSAYPPSAYPSPPTAYPPSQYRSPSPYPPPYPPPPHASPYYPPVASYYSAYIFLFCFVLFFKNVDAKSQLSINLKNDLYLGAFPGLHSPPQY; translated from the exons ATGGTAGCCCTTCTGTGTTGTGTATACTTAGATTATAGAGTCTATAATTCCTTTTCTAACCAGCAATCTTCATCTTCTCCTTGG CCTTACCAATCTTCTACCATGTTCGTTTCTGGTATTCAAGGCCACCTTGAAGTTACCG TTATTGGGTGTAGTAAATTGAAAAATACAGAATGGATTTCTTGGCAAGATCCTTTTGTTATTGTTGAATATGGTAGCAGTAAGTCCCGCACTAGAACCTGCACAG atggTGGCAAAAATCCAACATTCCAACAGAAGTTTGTATTTACTCTAATTGAAGGGCTAAGTGAGCTAAGCCTTAGGGTTTGGAACAGACATACCTTAACATGTTATTATTTCATTGGCAGTGGaaa ATTCTGTTTGCAAAAGGTTCTATCAGAGGGCTATGATGATAGCACATGGCCACTTGAGGCTAAAACTGGCAC ATGTGCTGGAGAAGTAAGGCTCATATTGCATCATACAAATGCTAAG AAACCAGAAACATGCTTTACTCCTGCTCCACAATATGCAGCACCTGTTCCCTATGCCTCACTGTACTCAGCACCACCTCCAGCATCCGTGGCTGCTTACGCGGCACCAGCTGCAACTAACACAACTCCATCTCCTTATCTCTCATACCCATCTAATTCAGCTTATCCACCATCTGCATACCCTTCTCCACCAACTGCCTATCCCCCTTCACAATACAGATCACCTTCACCTTATCCTCCACCATATCCACCACCTCCACATGCTTCACCCTATTATCCTCCAGTTGCTTCATACTACAGTGCgtacatttttttattttgttttgttttattttttaaaaatgttgatGCTAAGAGTCAGCTTAGCATTAATCTTAAAAATGATCTCTATTTAGGTGCTTTTCCTGGGCTCCATTCTCCACCACAATACTAA